The Chthonomonas sp. genome includes a window with the following:
- a CDS encoding thymidine phosphorylase, whose translation MQSIRPLDLIAAKRDGREHTTDEIHALVSMATSGEMPDYQVSAWLMAAFLNPLTPRETADLTLAMARSGERLDLGRLPRPWVDKHSTGGVGDKTTLVVLPMLAACGLTVVKMSGRGLGITGGTVDKLASVPGFRLDLSPTEMLEQAAKIGIALTGQTPSLAPADKVLYALRDVTGTVQSIPLIVSSVLSKKIAGGAETVVLDVKAGSGAFMNTTNQARELAIGLKACASLVGLNVRIAITDMDQPLGKTCGNALEVREAIDTLAWDHESRLARLCIELTAMTLEASGLVGNIELARSQAKESLKGGHALAKARQWFEAQGASAKVFDDPTSVLPQAPYTQKIFAHEEGWVGRVDAAAIGAAVVKLGGGRMRKEDSIDTSVGIEVELEVGDEVTDHELLAVIFAKRQSDAEAVAEEVRAAFQISSEPVSVPNLIHETM comes from the coding sequence GTGCAGTCGATTCGACCCCTGGACCTCATAGCCGCCAAACGTGACGGGCGCGAGCATACGACCGACGAAATCCACGCTTTGGTGTCGATGGCGACTTCGGGTGAAATGCCGGATTATCAAGTCTCAGCGTGGCTTATGGCCGCGTTCCTGAACCCGCTGACTCCGCGCGAGACCGCCGACTTGACCCTGGCGATGGCGCGCAGCGGCGAGCGGCTCGACCTCGGACGGTTGCCCCGTCCGTGGGTAGACAAGCACAGCACGGGCGGAGTAGGCGACAAGACGACCCTCGTCGTCCTGCCGATGCTCGCCGCCTGCGGCCTGACAGTCGTGAAGATGAGCGGTCGGGGTCTGGGCATCACCGGCGGGACAGTCGACAAGCTCGCAAGCGTGCCCGGATTCCGGTTGGACCTTTCACCCACCGAAATGCTCGAGCAAGCCGCGAAGATCGGCATTGCGCTCACGGGGCAAACTCCCAGTCTCGCCCCCGCCGACAAGGTCCTCTATGCGCTGCGCGACGTGACCGGCACCGTGCAATCGATCCCGCTCATCGTCAGTAGCGTCCTCAGTAAGAAAATCGCGGGTGGCGCGGAGACCGTCGTGCTGGACGTGAAGGCGGGTAGTGGCGCGTTCATGAATACGACGAACCAGGCGCGTGAGCTGGCGATCGGACTGAAAGCGTGCGCGAGCTTGGTGGGTCTGAACGTGCGGATCGCGATCACCGACATGGATCAACCGCTGGGCAAGACGTGTGGCAACGCGCTGGAAGTCCGCGAGGCGATCGACACACTGGCGTGGGATCACGAGTCGCGCTTGGCCCGGCTGTGCATTGAGCTGACTGCTATGACCCTCGAAGCGTCCGGGCTCGTGGGCAACATCGAGCTCGCCCGATCCCAGGCGAAAGAGTCGCTCAAGGGTGGCCACGCCCTCGCCAAAGCGCGTCAATGGTTCGAGGCGCAGGGTGCGAGCGCGAAGGTGTTCGACGATCCTACGTCGGTGCTCCCGCAGGCCCCGTACACCCAGAAGATCTTCGCCCATGAAGAGGGTTGGGTCGGCCGTGTGGATGCTGCGGCTATCGGCGCAGCGGTGGTGAAGTTGGGAGGAGGACGGATGCGCAAGGAAGACTCCATCGACACCTCGGTCGGGATCGAAGTCGAGCTTGAGGTCGGCGACGAGGTCACGGATCACGAGTTGCTGGCGGTTATTTTTGCGAAGCGGCAGTCTGATGCCGAAGCCGTAGCGGAAGAGGTGCGCGCGGCGTTCCAGATCTCGAGTGAGCCAGTCTCGGTGCCCAACTTGATCCACGAGACCATGTAG
- a CDS encoding aldehyde dehydrogenase family protein, which produces MTPSSALSTAHAEVVRRLIPNLDRFAGSDLTVHSPVDGQPLAQLKFDSKAEVDSKIARSVAAFRSWREVPGPIRGELVRRYGEALRAHKEELAQLVTLECGKILEEGRGEVQEMIDICDFAVGLSRQLYGLTIASERPNHTMQENWLPLGPIGIISAFNFPVAVWAWNACLALVCGDSCLWKPSEKTPLTALACQSLFDEVAKDFPQAPEGLSQVILGAVEQGSQMVEDHRIPLISATGSSRMGSIVGPKVAARFGRSLLELGGNNAIIVTPSADLEIAIPSILFGSVGTAGQRCTSTRRVFVHRSLIEKVVANLKTAYEFIGENKVGDPLQPTTLVGPLIDRLAYDGMQAALDRVRGEALDIVGGTRTLETMGAEAYYVKPALVHLPAHSATIHAETFAPITYVMPYDDLESVMELHNEVPQGLSSSIMTTDVREAEYFKRHSDCGIANVNIGTSGAEIGGAFGGEKETGGGRESGSDSWKAYMRRQTSTTYFGREKPALAQGIRFDV; this is translated from the coding sequence ATGACACCAAGTTCTGCACTGTCGACTGCCCACGCCGAAGTCGTGCGGCGGCTGATCCCCAACCTTGATCGCTTCGCGGGTTCGGACCTGACGGTCCACTCGCCGGTGGACGGGCAGCCGCTCGCTCAGCTCAAGTTCGACTCGAAGGCCGAGGTCGATTCCAAGATCGCCCGGTCGGTCGCAGCGTTCCGCTCCTGGCGCGAAGTCCCCGGCCCCATTCGCGGCGAACTCGTCCGGCGTTACGGCGAGGCCCTGCGCGCGCACAAGGAAGAACTGGCGCAACTGGTGACCCTGGAGTGCGGCAAGATTCTGGAAGAGGGCCGCGGCGAAGTTCAGGAGATGATCGACATCTGCGATTTCGCGGTTGGTCTCAGCCGCCAGCTTTACGGATTGACCATCGCAAGCGAGCGACCGAACCACACGATGCAAGAGAACTGGCTCCCGCTCGGTCCCATCGGCATCATCAGCGCCTTCAATTTTCCGGTCGCAGTGTGGGCGTGGAATGCGTGCTTGGCGTTGGTTTGCGGCGACTCGTGCCTCTGGAAGCCTAGCGAGAAGACCCCACTCACTGCTCTCGCGTGTCAGAGCCTCTTTGACGAGGTCGCCAAGGACTTCCCGCAAGCTCCAGAAGGGCTCAGTCAGGTTATTCTTGGCGCAGTCGAGCAGGGCAGTCAGATGGTTGAAGACCACCGCATCCCGCTCATCAGCGCCACGGGAAGTAGCCGCATGGGTAGCATCGTCGGCCCCAAAGTCGCAGCGCGGTTTGGGCGCAGCCTGCTCGAACTTGGCGGTAACAACGCGATCATCGTGACCCCGAGCGCGGACCTGGAAATCGCCATCCCGTCGATCCTGTTTGGGTCCGTCGGGACGGCCGGTCAGCGCTGCACGAGCACGCGACGGGTTTTTGTCCATCGCTCGCTCATCGAGAAAGTGGTTGCGAACCTGAAGACGGCTTACGAGTTCATCGGCGAAAACAAGGTCGGTGACCCGCTCCAGCCCACCACGCTCGTCGGTCCGCTGATCGACCGTCTGGCTTACGATGGTATGCAGGCGGCGCTGGATCGAGTCCGCGGCGAGGCCCTCGACATCGTCGGTGGCACCCGAACGCTCGAGACGATGGGCGCGGAAGCGTACTATGTAAAGCCTGCCCTCGTGCACTTGCCGGCGCACAGTGCCACGATTCACGCGGAGACCTTTGCGCCGATCACCTACGTAATGCCCTACGACGATCTGGAATCGGTCATGGAGCTTCATAACGAGGTCCCGCAGGGGCTGAGCTCATCGATCATGACCACCGACGTTCGCGAGGCCGAGTACTTCAAGCGACACAGCGATTGCGGCATCGCCAACGTGAACATCGGCACGAGCGGTGCGGAGATCGGCGGCGCGTTTGGCGGGGAGAAGGAGACGGGCGGTGGCCGCGAGTCGGGCTCTGACAGTTGGAAGGCGTACATGCGCCGACAGACCAGCACAACGTACTTTGGCCGAGAGAAGCCAGCTCTGGCACAAGGGATTCGGTTCGACGTCTAA
- a CDS encoding AAA family ATPase, giving the protein MDIARELETLARSRYPILYVVSWEERRVEEALQQVCKTLDRTLHSWSLTQGMSPSPVSAEVAEKLKSLASELQVLALIRESSDGKIYLLRDFHPYMKDPRVVRLLRDLAFGLRSRKQTLVIVAPTLVLPTELEKDLTVIEFPLPERKDIEAQLDETLNNVKDVAGVSTEVAPDLRELLIKSAQGLTRDEIESAFMRSVVERKKIDIDVIIEEKKQIVRKSGLLEFYPAEHSFADVGGHDLLKDWLNKRTKSFTDRAKEFGIPAPKGILLLGVQGCGKSLVAKAIAATWNLPMLKLDVGRIFGSLVGQSEENIRKAIRTAESLAPCCLWADELEKGFAGVAGSGSGDSGTAKRVFATFLTWMQEKQKPVFLIATANDVSQLPPELLRKGRFDEIFFVDLPGAKEREEIFAIHLSKRKRDPKGYDLPALSAATKGFSGAEIEQVVIAGLFHAFDAGRELAMDDLLEESKTQVPLSRMMAEEIDELRTWASMRARPSAIVQSDA; this is encoded by the coding sequence GTGGACATCGCACGAGAACTTGAGACCCTGGCCCGTTCGCGCTACCCGATCCTGTACGTGGTGAGCTGGGAGGAGAGGCGCGTCGAAGAGGCGCTGCAGCAGGTGTGCAAGACGCTCGATCGGACGCTGCACTCGTGGTCGCTCACGCAGGGGATGTCGCCGAGCCCGGTCAGCGCCGAGGTGGCGGAGAAGCTCAAGTCGCTCGCGAGCGAACTTCAAGTGCTGGCCTTGATCCGCGAGAGTTCGGACGGAAAGATCTACTTGCTACGCGATTTCCACCCGTACATGAAGGACCCCCGCGTGGTACGCCTGCTGCGGGACCTGGCATTCGGGTTGCGTAGCCGCAAGCAGACGCTGGTCATCGTTGCGCCGACGCTCGTCCTGCCCACTGAGTTGGAGAAGGACCTCACCGTCATCGAGTTTCCGCTCCCCGAGCGCAAGGACATTGAAGCGCAGTTGGACGAAACGTTGAACAACGTGAAGGACGTCGCTGGCGTCTCGACCGAAGTCGCACCCGACTTGCGCGAGTTGCTCATCAAGTCGGCCCAAGGGTTGACGCGTGATGAGATCGAGAGCGCGTTCATGCGCTCGGTGGTCGAGAGGAAGAAGATTGACATCGACGTCATCATCGAAGAGAAGAAGCAGATCGTCCGCAAGTCGGGGCTGCTTGAGTTCTATCCCGCCGAGCACAGTTTCGCGGACGTAGGCGGCCACGACCTGCTCAAGGACTGGCTCAACAAGCGCACCAAGAGTTTCACTGACCGAGCTAAGGAGTTCGGAATCCCCGCGCCCAAAGGCATCTTGCTCCTGGGTGTCCAGGGTTGTGGAAAGTCTCTGGTGGCTAAGGCGATCGCAGCGACGTGGAATCTACCCATGCTGAAGCTGGACGTCGGTCGTATCTTCGGTTCGCTGGTCGGACAGAGCGAAGAGAACATCCGCAAGGCGATCCGGACCGCTGAGTCGCTCGCGCCGTGCTGTCTGTGGGCCGATGAGCTTGAGAAGGGTTTTGCCGGAGTCGCGGGCTCGGGCTCTGGAGACAGTGGTACCGCGAAGCGTGTGTTCGCGACTTTCCTCACCTGGATGCAGGAGAAGCAGAAACCGGTCTTCCTCATCGCGACCGCCAATGACGTCAGTCAACTCCCTCCCGAGTTGCTCCGCAAAGGGCGCTTCGACGAGATCTTCTTCGTGGACCTTCCGGGGGCAAAGGAGCGCGAAGAGATCTTCGCGATCCACCTGAGCAAGCGCAAACGTGACCCGAAGGGCTACGACCTTCCCGCTCTCAGCGCGGCCACCAAAGGATTCTCGGGGGCCGAGATTGAGCAAGTGGTGATTGCCGGGCTGTTCCATGCCTTCGATGCCGGCCGGGAACTTGCCATGGACGATCTGCTCGAAGAGTCCAAGACCCAGGTGCCTCTCAGCCGCATGATGGCGGAAGAGATCGACGAACTACGGACTTGGGCGAGCATGCGTGCTCGGCCGAGCGCGATCGTGCAGTCTGACGCCTAG